The segment taTTAACTTGTAAGCCCTAGTTAAATGGCCATTTATTTGTACAGCATCAGGAGTAAATTGAAGATAACTGGCTAAGACTGGAGTGTGGAATTTTGTACTATATTGCAGAATCCAATATCTGTTTTTTGGTGGTTATGTAAAAGGCCTGACAATTTACTATCTAGTGTGCAATCTGTGATATCTGAATGTTCATTGTATATTTGTCTCCAATGCAAAAAGGTAGAGTAACACAATTACAACAATACATGATTAAATGCAATAGTTCAGgtactgaagtattttttttttttcatttcaaataaataccTGCTATTTACCACCAAAAAGCTGTTTTGCATTTGTTGGAAAGACATTTGCAACTGAATAGTTTTTAACCATGGGAGTGTCAACTAACGAGTAACATGTTTCTGTATGGACAAAAGGActaaaaattaatgttaatgattttgctttctgaacatGAGGACAGTCCTCCACTACAGTTCAGTGTGAAATTGTCAttgtttattcctttttataAGTGTCAGTGTAGAGTGTGAAGCCAGATTGACTGACAGTGTAGAACAGGCTGTACCAATAGGAGCAGATAGAAAAGGATGATTTAATTCATGCTCAGTAAGAACAGTGGCAGAGAGGGAAGTAtcaaaaaacaatttaaatcaTCTTCCCCATGGAGAGAGTGACTCTGAGCATGACCTCACCTTATCTGCTGAGAAACAGCCTAAGATCCTCAAACATTGACATATTTCAGTAATTCTTCAGTCCATTTGGCAATGCTAATGAATGTGGGTTCTGATGGTGGTGATGAATTATGTGCCAGTGCTGGTGGTTAACAGGTTTCCTCTAACGAAAAAGTAGGGTTTGGTGCATTCACCCTACCATGTTCCTTGGCTGATGGGCACTGCAGTTGGCACTGCATTCTTGGTATTTGACAGTCAGTGACTTGTTTGGTTGTAAAAGAACAGGAACTTCTACCGATGAACACAGCTTACAGCATTGAGCTCCTTCTGTGAACTCTCTGGGGGTTTTACTTAAACTGAAATGTGCTCTGAAACAGTAATTACAGAAGGGCTTCTCATGGCCCTCCTAAGCCTTGTTAAGCTTCCTAAGCTTGATTATGTAGCATTGGTAATGTCCACTCTTcacaggttttttgtttttctcactgGGGGATTTccatattttaaatcttttcataCTCTGGAGAATGTTTCTCTTTTAACAGTTACAGGGGAATTTTCTGGAagtctttcctgtgagggttgTGAGACACAGGCCCAGCTTGatcaaggaagctgtggctgccccatccctggcagtattcaaggccaggttggatggggccttgagcaccctgggctggtgggaagtgtccctgcccatgcagagggttggagctggatgagctttaaggtcccaGCCATTCCATGATCCTGTGATTTCTGTACTCCTCAGCATACCTGCAGACACTGGCAGCTGTtctgctgccagggagcaggTCATGAATTAACTTCATGACAGTGTTTTGAGGCAGTGAACCACGCTGACTGCAAGCTGTAGGTCCTGGTGTTGCTGCTCAGACCCTGGGGGTAGAAGTTCTCTCCTCACAGTAGCTCCAGGCTGGTCTCTGACCCTTCAGAGTCTGCAAAGGCAGTGGCCTCTGGGCAAGAGTGTGTTAGAAATGTAAATGCTGATGgatggtttgtgtgtgtgtgtgtgtgtgtgtgtgtgtgtgtgtgtgtgtgtgtgcagcagcactgaTTACAACCTTGGGTAATCAGCCACAACGCCACCCTGGGCAGGTAGCTGGTAGGttttgggtggggggggtgtTGAGACaagctgctctcagcagctgtgTCAGGGAAAAgcttccagcccttcccagggATGCAGCTTCTGTGAGCACCCCATGTTGGCAGCCAGGACTGCTGTTCCTCAGGCTTTGTTGCTCTCCCAAGACCCCCTGAACGTGGGCAGGGAGCCAGCGTCGAGGTGCTGGGGCTTGGCACCCTCCTCTCCTGAGGGCACACAGgaaccagcagctcagggacactggggacaggaGAACCATGCTGGCTGCAGAGTTAACTGGGACCCATTTCCTAACTCCTGTGGAAGCACAGGTGGGAGGGCAAAGATGCACAGTGGGTTCCCTGGCACAGAACCCAAGCTCTTAAAATTTACCTAACAACCAACCCACCTACAAATGGCCACAGAAGTGGTCATCGGGCTGGAGCACCTCACCTATGACAGTctgagagttggggctgttcagcctggagaggagaaggctccagagcaATTTCATAGCATCTTCAGTACTaaggagcctacaagaaagctggggagggactttgtaTGAGGGTGTGTAGCTACCTGACAAGGGTTAATGGCTTTGAATtggaaaagggtagatttagaccCTTCCTAGGGAGTAAAACTAGGTTTGAGTTCAGCTCTACAAGCagtagtaattaaaaataatagtgaTCTCAGGGTTACTTGTGTGCATCAGTGAAAGCCCTaagctgctgttttctccttATCACTTCTTTTAGCATAAGTGGAAAGTCTTGAATCCATGCAGAAGCCCAAATACATTATTATATTGAGGAGGCCCAATTTGCTTCTTTCCACTGTTACAGGATGATATAGCTCACCATGACAACTACCTGGGGTGGTTTTCTACttcataaaataatatttcttttaaagatgcATTTGCTTTAGAGAGAAGGCATTCCTATTTCTTGATATTAcaataaatcaaaatataaaagacAAAACCAGCAAGATAGAACCATGCAGCAAAGCCCATGGATGCTGATGGAGCACAGACAGATGGTAATTTGCTCTGGTTACCTCTGGGGAATAAAGGTCTTTGTAGGCAAAGCCTTGGCTGTCAAAAGCTTTTTATGGCAGGGGCTGAGGCCCAGGCCTAGCAGGACAGTCACAATTCAGCTTAAGGAGTAGAAACTTTTCTGGTAGTTTGAAATACagttgaagaagaaaaatccatttgtaATGACATAACTCTAGAAGCAAATTTTTATTGgcattccatttattttcaacatttcAGTACAGAGTTATCTGTTCCACTGAAGCTTTGAGTTAATGAAAATTAacaaacatttagaaaaaaaaaaaaaaaggcaaaatggaTATCTTTATAAAATTAAGAAGTAGATGACTTATGGACACTGATTACATCAAACAGAAACATCAGACTGTAGGAATTACCCACAGTCCTAAGGCAAACTTTGTAACAAAGTACACAATTGCACTTATGTCTGTAGAAAGTTAtgacacacacactgctgctcAAGCACTTGATATCCAGGTTGAAGAGGACACCCCCTGGATATCTCTACTTCGAGAACAGCAGCTTCAGAACCAAGCAATACCTGGAGTGTTGCTATGGTTGGGTGAGTGACCAATGGACCTAGCAGTGCCCAACTCAAtttatctaagaaaaaaataatactaaacCAGTTCCACTGGTGTCTGTTGTTTTGAGCTTCTCCCTTAGCTTGAAATCCCAGTGCCTTTGACCACAGCATGTCTGCCTGCTGAAACAGAAGAGGTGATCTGACACCCTGATCCTGTGGAAGTTGGGGGAAATTCTGCGGTGAGTCCAAGCTCctcacatttttcatttctaggAAGTGTGCAAACAGCAGTTACATTGCTGATTTTTCTCCAAAACCCCATTCTCAACCACAAACTGTGCTCCACAATTATTCTCCGACATTGACCTTTTCAACCCAAAAGGACTGATTGTACTGAGGACCCTGTGTTAAACAAACTCTTGGATCTCATCCCTGTTTCAGTCTCTTGCACTGTGCTCACCTTCCAGATATGTCAGCTCTCCTAAACCAAGGCTGCCGATGACTTTTTTGTGCCTTTCTGCTGCAAAGCACAAAATGCCCCTTTCCACATGGCAGAAAGGCTGAACTAGAACTCCAGCTGCAGTTTCAGCACCTCTCCTAATAAATCCTGCAGCAACACAAGGCTCTCTGTGCTGTCCAcatcctcacagtaaaaaatagTACCTAGCAGGACAgcattttttgcctttctgcacCCACAGCCCATCCTCCTGCCAGTGCCTGTGAGAGAGACCACTGATCCAGGGCCAGTGTTCAGGCCAAAAGATACTCTTATCACAGCTAATGGAATTCTGAATCCATCCctaaaaggcagggaaaaaaagcaaatacttgCCACAGTTTGCTCAGTGGGTCACCCTTAAGAGTTTAGTTCAgtctgtaagaaataaaaagtattgTTCTTTTCATTGGAATAACAAATGCACGGGAAAGAGAGGGAGCAAACTGAGATTCTGTTAAACTTCATTCAAACTGAAAGCTACTTCTAGTTATCCTTCAGTAGTAAACCTCTCTGGTAGGCAGCTATTGTTAGGACAGTTTGTTCTCTGCCCTCAGCTTGGAAGGAGCTCTCTGTTGGGCAAGAGAATTTGGCTGGTCCCTGAGGTGTAAACTCTGCTCTAAGCAGCAGGAGGCTTATTGACTGGACAGAAAACCCTACAGGTAGAGTTTCATCACAGGAAGGCAGTGCCTAGCTCTGGTGGAGAACCCTATGTCAAGAGGTTTGCTGGCTGGACCTCGAAGTGGCACTGCTGATTTGAGCCCCTGGTACCACTATGACATTTTCCCTGACAATGCTTTACTCCACTGGCTCCAAATCTACTCTGTGCACTCCAAATTCAGTGGCATACACCTGTCTCCCACTCAATGCATCAGTGTGTTGGCAAAGCACACTCTGCCAACATGATATCCATGTTAAAACAGCCCCAAAAGTGAAATGCAAGGGCAGAGACTTGATCTAATTACTGCAGTCAGTAGTGTCCAATGATGAAAAATCCATCCCACAGGAAATGGAAGTTTTTTCCCAACTTATAGAAGAAAAACAGTCAGTGTCTGTATAGTTGCCACTAAATTTTAGTGGAGTCAGCCTGGTAGGAAAAAGCAGTGTTGTGGTTCAGGAGGCTGAGACCATTGGTCCTGGCAATGGAGAGTTTctacaaaatgcttttcaagCTGACACTCAGTTTTGCCATGTGCAGCATGAAGTAAGGAACTCACACAAAGGAGTGTGAAGGTTCCTCTGTTCTTAATGGGAGGAAGAACAGGCAGAACACTGGGCCACTTGGCAAAGTATTTCATCTTCATCAGTTGCTCATGTACTgcagaactggatgcagaaaCCAGAGGGAACAGGCAGGGAAAAACTTGTGCCTAAGAAATGCATCTCTGTAATCTGTCAGTTGTTCCTTCATCTTTGCTTAGAGCATAATGGCTCACGTTTTAATTTTATGGATGTGCTCATTCATTTGTGAAATGTATTGGTAGCTACACAAAGTGCCTACTGGTACATTTTCAACTTCAGTACCTTTGAGTGGTTCCATGGGTGAACTGTGCTGCATGTGAAGTTCTTTCTCCCATCCATTTCCAGGGACTGCATTCCCACTGAAATCCAGGTATACCTGTCACAGGCATCCCCAGCACCCTTGATACCTTCTGTCTGACAGTGACCACCAGTTCTGCCCTCAGGTGGAGTCTGAActccagctctggggaaaaTTATTCTTGTAAACCAGTGATGCACTCGTGAGGGAGGCCTGGGCATGAGCCCAGCACCACACAGATGTACACAGACTGACTCACAAGGTCCTTCTGCTTCTAAACTgaatatacacatacacaccaTGTCACACCCCAAGTAAGGAAACAAAACCTGAGTGCTCTCTCAGCACCTGGAATTTAATGCTGTCAGTACAGCACTGtgccctgctgggtgctgcaagGGCTTTGACCAGAGGCAAGGAAACATACGTGGAATGACTGCCTAAGGTTTTACCCTGGACTAAACCACAAGGGCTAAAAGCAATGAAGATGTGTAGtttgcactgaaaaaatgaGAATCAGGCTAGgcacttcagaaatatttttccttattgcAAGGTTATTTGGTATCAGGCACcttctctttcacttttttttttctgtttagcttTGGTTTTTACAGTTGTGCTGTTGGAAGCACAAttcacagaatgaaaaatactgcaggGAGCCTGAGAACATCCTTATTCCTTGCCTGTGTTTCATTGCAACAAGATGACCCGGAGGCCACAAAAGCTCTGCATGCTGCCTGgtgtgaagcagagaaagaaggaggTCTGACCACAGCACATTGGGACAGATCTTCACCTGCAGTCCTTGTCACAGCAGTGATTCAGGGCTCTGGCCTCCACCCCATTCCTCACTGGATGCAGATTCCCTCCAGAAACAAAAGTGGAAACTCTTCCTTCAAGTATAAAAGAGCCTTCTGGTGTCTGAATATTGGACACCTACTGGAAAGAATACCCAAAACTtacaaaaattatcttcttttagTACAATGCTCTCTCCTAACTTGCTTGCTTTGGGCATTTTACAGCTCCCTGCATGCCATGAACAGACACAGGAGCTCATGACTGAAAGAAATCCTGCAGCAGAGGATTTCAGCAGAAAATCCTCATAtatatctgaagaaaaaaacctctccagtCTTTTACATCCAAAGACCCCTAGTGAATAAACTCATTGAAATTAGCTGgctttcctaaaaaaaaaaaattaaaaaaaaaattcaagttgaTGAGCATCTCTGGATATCAAAGGTGtgcagctttttccttctgtagtCCTGCCAAGCACTGGCACACCAAAGGGAAGAGAGTGTAAAGAGCTGCTGTGTGGTCCACAGGTACCACTCAGGCTTTGGACCCAGTGGAGAACCATTCCCATCTGTCCAACAGCACATGGCTCcagcctgctctgcctccctggAGCTAGAGGATCATGGATGATGGAAGAGAGAGCATAAAGccctgcaaagcagcactgTCTCAGGAAGTTGTTCGGCTACACCAAATGCCACTGGCATCAGAATTTAAACACTTGTGAAACTTGTTCCTTATTTCCCACCTAACTCTCGTGAAGCACAGAGGAGTTTTGGGTGGCTACACACCAGAGGAAGACAACAAACCTGCTTTTTGCCTACCTAAGAATCCTGTGCATTTGTTCCCCTGTGTATGAATGTACAAGGAAGCAAGCGTGTGGCTCAGATATTCAGACTTACACAGCTGCCAGGTACCTAAGGGACCTGGGTAATACAAGTAAGTATGAAACAGTtgtgcagctcctccagccttAAGTGAAAGCTCGGAGCCTTCTCTGTGTGAACAAAGTGATATGAAGAGCTGCTGGGACTACAAACCCAAAGAAGTAGCTGCCTCAATGCCAACTGCAATAAATCAAGGCAGCAAAATGTAAGCAGCCATAAGCAACAATGGGGCACTCTGCACCGAGGGAGCAGTGCATCCTCTACAGCAATGGGAAGAGAAGAGATGGACAAGACACTGAGTCAGCCTCCAAACAGATGGCAGTGCACTCCTGTAGCACCCTGAGTCCAGATTAATGCAGGAGAAGATGGGATGGGAGTAGAAGTCCTCACGCCCACCTCCCGCTGGAAGCAAAACTGCGGCTGAAGGAGAAGTTGATCTCACTGGTTTTGTACTTTCCCCATGCTCCAAAGGGCACTATAACAACTGTGCTGTTGTCTTCAGTGCCAAACTGCACTGCCTGAGAGAAGAAACAACGTGTCAGCATCATCACCTTTCTTGGAAAATGAAGCCAGTGTCTGGCTGCACATGGAACAACAGCATGTCCCGAGGCTCCAgatttccttcccccttcccagccctgacACTGCACACTGATATGCCCCAGAGCTTTCCATAGGATATGCCACCATCCAGAACCCTGGAGAGAAACTGGACCTTTCTGTCTATGCTGATGGCATCTTCAGCACAGGAATAAACTGCAGTCACACTCCCAGGCAGTGCAGAGGCTCATGAGCTGAGTTAATTGAAATGTGTGTGGCAATACCCAGGGGAAGGCAAGGGCTGGCCAGTGGGACTACTGAATGTCTCAAGCAGATTATTTAAATTCATTTGGATGTGTGGTTgtttgttgctgtgttttgttttggtttggttttgaaacaaaataccAAGCATTTGGTGCCAAGCAAAGGGCTGGCATTACCTGCTCAATAACAACGTGGGCAGCTTCAGCAGGATCATGGCACTGGTTAATGAAATCACAGATCTCCTGACTGTTCACTATGAAGTTAATCCCATCTGTAGTAAGGACCAGGAAGCTGTCATCTGCGTGGTGCAACTGCAGTGAAGGCACAGAGCACACACAAGGAATGGAGCAAGCCATGCAAGGCAAAGTTGGTGTTTTTAACACTGTTTCAAAGCAGTTCTCCTTTtggtgctgcctgctcccctGCTTTCTGTGCAAAGACTATCTGGATCCCCAAACCCTCAGCTGACCAAAGACTGCCTCTTGAATcctccagcacatccatcaGCCACACAGACTGTGTTCCCTGTACTGCAGGAGAACATTTTCAGGTGCTTCCAGTTCCAGGAGGCAGCCCTCCAAATGCACAGTGGCCAGAAGACCAGATGCATACATTACTCAGTAAACAAAATGCTTCCTTCAGCTGAGGATTTCAAAGAAGACATGATGGCACTGTGGCCACCTCTCTAAAACCCTCAGGCCTAGTGGGTGGCATTTAATTAGGACCCAGGGCCCTGGGAGGTGCACTGGGGAGCAAGTATCAAGCAGAGCATGAGCTGAGAGGAGACTCTTCCTGCAAAACTGAAGGCAACTGTGATGATTACTCCCTAGGTGGTTCATTTGTTTCCTGGAAAACTACACAGCTCTGGTAAGACACATGCCAACTGCCCTGTCCTCCTTTTTCAATGACAGCCCATCCATATCCCACCTGGTTCTGTTTTATATCAGCATTAACCTCAAAAGTATTCATTTGATCACAAGCCCCAAACAGACTAACACCTCTGTATTTCAGTAATGGATCTCAGGTGTTGGCTTTCTTCCCTCATCCTATATTGTACTGTGACAACTGGGATTTAGAAGTTGATCTGGTTGAATTTAATAGTAGGGCCAgattcctttttccatttttttttttttttttttttttttttttttttgtcctgttaGTTTTAATCTAAAATGGCTTAACTAGAATTAGTCTCCAGTTACCTcaccacaaataaaaaacagtgtTTGGCCATCAGGCTTCACCTGGGCACGTGTCATGTGGGCACCACCACCTGCATCAGTCCCATCAACTGGGACTTAGTCCCAGTGTTGCTGTTAACAAATCCTTCTTTTACCTGAACCCTTTTTGTTTCTGGCTCAGCTATCACACCACTGGCTTTAAGTTCCAGATCTCCTATGCTCCGTGTCATTGCAAGTCTACCATTGACATGAGGTTGTCCCAGACTGTTCCAGGTAACAAAGCCACCACACTTCCTAATCCTGTCCAgagacacaaaagaaaaagcaaacatgagTTAGTGCTTCACACCATTACACCATCTCTAGCTGCCATTTCTGTCACTAGCTCCTGATGCAGGATGGGGTACAGAGGAAATCAGCTGGGAGACTGAGGGTCAGTTTGTGCTCTTTGAAGGGCTCCACAGAAGGGATGTGGCTTGGTGGGCTGATTCCTGACCTGGAAACCACAGTGCTTTGCTTCAGGCCTTGGCTCTAACTGGACAGTCTTGGACCAGTCTGAGCAATGTGGCTACAGCTCTGTACCAAGTCCTAGCTATGCTGATCTTAGTGTCGAGGCACTTCATCCTTACATGGGCCTTTCTACATCCCTGGAGCCAAATTAATTAAGTGGGGCTGTACTGCTTTTTACCAGCTCAGAGGTTGTTATGTACAGTTCCAGGCCCAACCCAGCAGCAGAACACAAGCAGGTCATGACCAAGGCCATCCCCTGGGAAGCCACATCATCAGCTGACAGGtacctttccttctcctcctttctttctggGGTGTGGTCAGTGGTGAGTTTCATGGCCTTCCCCTTTCGGCACAGCAGAGCACGACTGTCTCCCACACTTGCCACCACCAGCTCGATGCCATCCCGGAGCAGAGCCACTGTTGCAGTGGTGCCAGAGCTCATCAGAGTTGCTAAAAAATGTCACATCAGAGAGAGAGGTTTTAGCACTGCCTTGAAGCATGGGTTCATTTACAACAGCAACAATTTCAATTGGTAAAATGATGACAACTTGTATGCTACATTACCAAGAACTAACTACTTCTAAGTTTAAactaaatatacatatatatatttaaaaaaaaatagatacaGCAAACACACATGCATgtagaggagagggggagagagggagagtgGAAAGGACAAGTATTTCTGTGCAACAACATGGCTCCATGCAAAGAGGGCAAGTAGAATAAAAGCAATACAAGCTACTGTGACTTCCTTTCAGCTGGcagcaaatgttttttctgtctcactATCTCACCTCAAGTTACAGAATTATGGGTCTTGCTGGAGCCCGCAGAGCAAAGCTGAAGCTGCATTCTGCAAACCAATGCACTCAGCTGTCAGTGTCTCTCCAGGCAATCTGCCCTGGGCACTGGTGGGATCACTTGGCAGGGGTGTACAGTGACTGCCCTGGCCACAACAAAGCCTGCCCTAGCTGCTGTCTTCCTCCTCCTACAGGGTAAAGCTGAGCTGACTGATTGTGTTCAGGAATCTGGTTGGATTAACTTGTGCAAGTTTGAGTTTCTACAGTGC is part of the Heliangelus exortis chromosome 10, bHelExo1.hap1, whole genome shotgun sequence genome and harbors:
- the PPM1K gene encoding protein phosphatase Mn(2+)-dependent 1K isoform X1, coding for MSTATLINLVRKGGCQVRQRAVLTSRLLQEEKRPAAAGYSSTSQHRASRFDPEGSGRPTTWDTFGIWDNRIDEPILLPPSIKYGKPIPKVSLDKVGCASHIGKRKENEDRFDYAQLTQDVLCFAVYDGHGGAAAADFCNKYMEKYIKEFLAQEENLENVLNKAFLEIHNAYEKHVHQSADATLMSSGTTATVALLRDGIELVVASVGDSRALLCRKGKAMKLTTDHTPERKEEKERIRKCGGFVTWNSLGQPHVNGRLAMTRSIGDLELKASGVIAEPETKRVQLHHADDSFLVLTTDGINFIVNSQEICDFINQCHDPAEAAHVVIEQAVQFGTEDNSTVVIVPFGAWGKYKTSEINFSFSRSFASSGRWA